One part of the Verrucomicrobiia bacterium genome encodes these proteins:
- a CDS encoding DUF6786 family protein — MKKETLLHSLVFTAAAATAASGADFGGDAAFLQQHTDLILLRSKDGQAQVAVAPAWQGRVMTSTAAGPQGRSFGWLNRDLIASGKWQEHINVFGGEDRFWMGPEGGQFSVFFAKGSPFELSHWFTPAPVDTMPYRVVRQAADRAVFGAEFKLTNYSGTTFDVQVERTVRVLEPDEAWRHLAVKPAADVKLVAFQSENKITNAGRAPWRKESGLLSVWILGQFNPTPETTIVVPIKSGPESELGVKATSDYFGAIPADRFRATDHAVYLKADGQFRSKIGINPRRSRAVLGSYDAGQKVLTLVQFTQPAGVKDYVNSLWKLQEHPYAGDAANSYNDGPPSPGAKPLGPFYELESSSPAAVLAPGASLAHVHRTIHLTGPEPALNAIAQQVLGVSLADIQHAFTP; from the coding sequence ATGAAAAAAGAAACGCTCCTGCATTCACTGGTTTTCACGGCCGCCGCTGCCACGGCCGCTTCCGGCGCGGATTTCGGCGGCGATGCGGCGTTCCTGCAGCAGCACACCGACCTGATTCTGCTCCGGAGCAAGGATGGTCAGGCGCAGGTGGCGGTGGCGCCCGCCTGGCAGGGGCGCGTCATGACGAGCACCGCGGCCGGCCCTCAGGGGCGGAGCTTTGGCTGGCTCAACCGTGACCTCATCGCGTCCGGCAAATGGCAGGAACACATCAACGTCTTTGGCGGCGAGGACCGTTTCTGGATGGGCCCCGAAGGCGGCCAGTTTTCCGTCTTCTTCGCCAAGGGCAGTCCGTTCGAGCTCAGCCACTGGTTCACGCCCGCGCCGGTGGACACGATGCCGTATCGCGTGGTGCGCCAGGCGGCCGACCGCGCGGTGTTTGGCGCGGAGTTCAAGCTCACCAACTATTCAGGCACGACGTTTGACGTGCAGGTGGAGCGCACCGTGCGCGTGCTGGAGCCGGACGAAGCCTGGCGGCACCTTGCCGTGAAGCCGGCCGCGGACGTGAAGCTGGTCGCCTTTCAGAGCGAAAACAAGATCACCAACGCGGGCCGCGCGCCGTGGCGCAAGGAAAGCGGCCTGCTGTCCGTCTGGATTCTCGGCCAGTTCAATCCGACGCCGGAAACCACCATCGTGGTGCCCATCAAGTCCGGTCCGGAATCGGAGCTGGGCGTGAAGGCGACGTCCGACTATTTCGGCGCCATCCCGGCCGATCGTTTTCGGGCGACGGACCACGCGGTCTATTTGAAGGCAGACGGCCAATTTCGCAGCAAGATTGGCATCAATCCCCGGCGCAGCCGCGCCGTGCTGGGCAGCTACGATGCGGGACAAAAAGTGCTGACGCTGGTGCAATTCACGCAGCCGGCCGGGGTCAAGGACTACGTCAACTCGCTCTGGAAACTGCAGGAACATCCGTATGCGGGTGACGCCGCCAACAGCTACAACGACGGTCCGCCGTCGCCGGGCGCCAAACCGCTGGGGCCGTTTTACGAACTGGAGTCTTCCTCACCGGCGGCGGTGCTCGCGCCGGGCGCAAGTCTTGCGCACGTGCACCGGACGATTCATCTGACCGGACCGGAACCCGCGCTGA
- a CDS encoding GH116 family glycosyl-hydrolase encodes MAKNPPPQKNCSGPSCGCRPQWGRRDFLKLVGVGALGAAAGWPAMAGPFTRQDFERLVPADKKLHPDWVRSLAARGERTVYRGAELEYIGMPIGGICAGQLYLGGDGRLWHWDIFNQSIATDAAHYAHPPPAASPVDQGFALRVTVAGQTTERRLDRTHWRDVAFTGEYPIGFVEYRDPDCPVTVNLEAFSPFIPLNTEDSSLPATVLEFTVQNNGLAPVEIELAGWLENAVCRHSGAAHEGWRRNRLVRRSGALLLEASVEAGAPSDPARPDIVFDDFEDGTYRNWHVTGTAFGSGPVAAAAMPAYQGDVHAHGKRLVNTHASAPGTNVGERDAATGKLVSRSFALNRNYLTFLIGGGAAAGQTCMNLRVAGQIVLSATGHDDNRLQPVNWDVRPWAGQSAVLEIVDDGTGGWGNIGVDDIVLRDQPRQSAVPLAREPDCGTLVLGLLATQQEDFGQTEVLADGEALRLFNHSPAAAAPARQPLSRKLVGAVGRRMRLAPGASGVATFLVAWHMPNLAMDKLPPGRHYATRFASALAVARYVAREFPRLSGHTRRWHRTWYDSSLPYWFLDRTFLNTSILASSTCHRFGDGRFYGWEGVGCCAGTCGHVWHYAHAVARLFPDLERRTREAVDFGLAQQPDGAIHFRGEFNDFPAVDGQAGCVLRALREHQMAPDAAFLRRNWPHIRRATEWLMAKDHDADGILEGNQHNTLDTDWFGPVAWLSGLYLAALAAAEVMADEAGDADFAIRCRRILKVGRENFVARLYEDGYFVNRPDPRHLDAINSGSGCEIDQVFGQSWAFQVGLPRVLPETETRSALRALWRYNFTPDVGPYRAAYRPGRWYAMPGEAGLLMCTFPRSDWDYAQAKGKGPDWAAGYFDECMNGFEYQVAGHMLWEGMITEGLAITRAVHDRYHASKRNPWNEVECGDHYARSMASYGVYLAACGYEHHRPQAQLAFAPRLAPEDFKAAFTTATGWGSFAQQRGPHALHGQLRLEWGRLTLRRFGLTAPATVTSVCVTMEQKPIPATLHRDGERCRIEFHSPVHLVEGDTLEIRLS; translated from the coding sequence ATGGCCAAGAACCCGCCTCCGCAAAAAAATTGTTCCGGTCCGTCGTGTGGCTGCCGTCCGCAATGGGGCCGGCGCGATTTTCTGAAGCTGGTCGGCGTGGGCGCGTTGGGCGCGGCGGCGGGCTGGCCGGCGATGGCCGGGCCGTTCACGCGTCAGGATTTCGAGCGGCTGGTGCCCGCGGACAAGAAGCTGCATCCCGATTGGGTGCGTTCCCTCGCGGCGCGCGGCGAACGCACCGTTTACCGGGGCGCGGAACTGGAATACATCGGCATGCCCATCGGCGGGATTTGTGCCGGACAATTGTATCTCGGCGGCGATGGCCGGCTGTGGCACTGGGATATTTTCAACCAGTCCATCGCCACCGACGCCGCGCATTACGCGCATCCGCCGCCGGCGGCATCACCAGTGGATCAGGGCTTCGCCCTGCGCGTGACGGTGGCCGGCCAGACGACCGAACGGCGGCTCGACCGGACGCATTGGCGCGATGTTGCGTTCACCGGCGAATACCCGATTGGCTTCGTCGAATACCGTGATCCGGACTGCCCGGTCACCGTGAACCTGGAGGCGTTCTCGCCGTTCATTCCGTTGAATACGGAAGATTCCTCGCTGCCGGCGACCGTGCTGGAATTCACCGTGCAGAACAACGGCCTCGCGCCCGTGGAAATCGAGCTGGCTGGCTGGCTGGAAAACGCGGTCTGCCGGCACAGCGGAGCGGCGCATGAAGGTTGGCGACGCAACCGGCTGGTGCGACGGTCGGGCGCGTTGTTGCTCGAAGCCAGCGTTGAAGCGGGCGCGCCGTCGGATCCGGCCCGGCCGGACATTGTGTTCGATGATTTCGAAGACGGCACCTACCGCAACTGGCACGTGACGGGAACGGCCTTTGGCTCCGGCCCGGTTGCGGCCGCGGCCATGCCGGCCTACCAGGGCGACGTGCACGCGCATGGAAAACGGCTCGTCAACACGCACGCGTCCGCGCCGGGCACCAACGTCGGAGAACGCGACGCGGCCACGGGCAAACTGGTCAGCCGATCGTTTGCGCTCAACCGGAATTACCTCACGTTCCTGATCGGCGGCGGCGCGGCGGCCGGCCAAACGTGCATGAACCTGCGGGTGGCCGGGCAGATCGTCTTGAGCGCGACCGGTCATGACGACAACCGGCTGCAGCCCGTGAATTGGGACGTGCGCCCGTGGGCCGGGCAATCGGCAGTCCTCGAAATCGTGGATGACGGCACGGGCGGCTGGGGAAACATCGGCGTGGATGACATTGTGCTCCGCGACCAGCCGCGACAGTCGGCGGTGCCGCTGGCCCGGGAACCCGATTGCGGCACGCTGGTGCTGGGGCTGTTGGCGACGCAGCAAGAGGACTTCGGTCAGACGGAAGTTTTGGCCGACGGCGAGGCGCTTCGCCTGTTCAACCACAGCCCGGCCGCGGCCGCGCCGGCGCGCCAGCCGTTGAGCCGGAAGCTGGTGGGAGCTGTTGGCCGGCGGATGCGGCTGGCGCCGGGCGCCTCCGGCGTGGCCACGTTTCTGGTCGCGTGGCACATGCCCAACCTGGCCATGGACAAGCTGCCGCCGGGCCGGCATTACGCCACGCGGTTTGCGTCCGCGCTGGCGGTGGCGCGTTACGTGGCGCGCGAATTCCCGCGGTTGAGCGGGCACACGCGGCGCTGGCATCGCACGTGGTATGATTCATCGCTGCCTTACTGGTTTTTGGACCGCACCTTTCTAAACACCTCCATCCTGGCCAGCTCCACGTGTCATCGGTTTGGCGACGGCCGCTTCTACGGATGGGAAGGCGTGGGCTGTTGCGCGGGCACGTGCGGTCACGTCTGGCATTACGCGCATGCCGTGGCGCGGCTGTTTCCCGATCTCGAACGCCGCACCCGCGAAGCGGTCGATTTTGGGCTCGCCCAGCAACCGGACGGCGCCATCCATTTTCGCGGCGAGTTCAATGACTTTCCCGCCGTGGACGGCCAGGCCGGCTGCGTCCTGCGCGCGTTGCGGGAACACCAGATGGCGCCCGATGCTGCATTCCTCCGGCGCAACTGGCCGCACATCCGGCGCGCGACGGAATGGCTGATGGCCAAGGACCACGACGCGGACGGCATTCTCGAGGGCAATCAACACAACACGCTGGACACCGACTGGTTTGGTCCGGTGGCGTGGTTGAGCGGGCTCTACCTGGCGGCGCTGGCCGCGGCGGAAGTCATGGCGGACGAAGCGGGCGACGCGGATTTTGCGATTCGCTGCCGCCGGATCTTGAAGGTCGGGCGCGAGAACTTCGTGGCGCGCCTTTACGAGGACGGCTACTTCGTGAACCGGCCGGATCCTCGCCACCTCGACGCCATCAACTCGGGCAGCGGGTGCGAGATTGACCAGGTGTTCGGTCAGAGCTGGGCGTTTCAGGTCGGGCTGCCGCGCGTGTTGCCGGAAACGGAAACGCGCTCGGCCCTGCGTGCGCTCTGGCGCTACAATTTCACGCCCGACGTCGGTCCCTACCGCGCGGCCTACCGGCCGGGCCGTTGGTATGCCATGCCCGGCGAGGCCGGATTGTTGATGTGCACCTTCCCGCGTTCGGACTGGGACTACGCCCAGGCCAAGGGCAAGGGACCGGATTGGGCAGCCGGCTATTTCGACGAGTGCATGAACGGATTTGAGTATCAGGTGGCGGGGCACATGCTCTGGGAGGGAATGATTACCGAAGGCCTCGCGATCACGCGGGCCGTGCATGACCGCTACCATGCGTCCAAGCGCAATCCCTGGAACGAAGTCGAGTGCGGCGATCATTACGCGCGCAGCATGGCCAGTTATGGCGTGTATCTCGCGGCGTGCGGTTACGAGCACCACAGGCCACAGGCGCAGCTTGCGTTTGCGCCCCGGCTCGCGCCCGAGGATTTCAAGGCGGCCTTCACCACCGCCACCGGGTGGGGGAGCTTTGCGCAGCAACGCGGCCCGCACGCGCTGCACGGCCAGCTCCGCCTCGAATGGGGCCGGCTGACGTTGCGCCGCTTCGGACTGACCGCGCCCGCCACCGTCACGTCCGTGTGCGTGACAATGGAACAGAAACCGATCCCCGCCACGCTGCACCGCGACGGCGAACGGTGCCGGATTGAATTTCATTCCCCCGTGCATCTCGTCGAAGGCGACACTTTGGAGATCCGGCTCAGCTAA
- a CDS encoding sulfatase-like hydrolase/transferase → MKILRLLPLFLLLALPLSAANGLVRPNFVFLLIDDMGFGDLSCYGDRDVATVNLDRLAAEGLRFTQFSVSSPICSPSRTGFTTGQFPARWRITSYLASRKENNQRGLAQWLDPSAPTLARLLHAAGYATGHFGKWHMGGQRDVGEAPLIKEYGFDQTLTQFEGLGDRILPLCDACDGRPPHKYALGSDQLGRGEITWTNRAVVTSVFVQRAIRFMQEAQQAGRPFYVNVWPDDVHSPFFPPCAERGDGSKRQLYLGVVKAMDAQFAQLFDYLRHDAALRTNTILIVASDNGPEPGAGRAGPFRGHKGNLYEGGIREPFIIWAPGFMPAAAVGTTNTSSVISGVDLLPSVARLAGVTLPAQVAFDGEDFSQTWLGRAAAQRTRPLFWVRPPDRPGPADNRWPDLAIREGNWKLLLMRDGTRPELYDLSHDEHESHNLAGEHPDIVNRLRDQLLAWANHRFTL, encoded by the coding sequence ATGAAAATCCTTCGCTTGCTTCCGCTGTTCCTGCTGCTCGCCCTCCCGCTGTCCGCCGCCAATGGCCTGGTCCGGCCCAACTTCGTCTTCCTCCTGATCGACGACATGGGCTTTGGCGACCTGTCGTGCTACGGCGACCGCGACGTGGCCACTGTGAACCTGGACCGGCTCGCGGCGGAGGGCCTGCGCTTCACGCAATTCTCGGTCAGTTCGCCGATCTGTTCCCCCTCGCGCACCGGTTTCACCACCGGCCAGTTCCCGGCGCGCTGGCGGATCACCTCGTATCTCGCCTCGCGCAAGGAAAACAACCAGCGCGGCCTCGCCCAATGGCTCGACCCGTCCGCGCCCACGCTCGCCCGCCTGCTGCACGCGGCCGGCTACGCGACAGGACATTTCGGCAAATGGCACATGGGCGGACAACGCGACGTCGGCGAGGCGCCGCTGATCAAGGAATATGGCTTCGACCAAACCCTGACGCAGTTCGAGGGCCTCGGTGACCGCATCCTCCCCTTGTGCGACGCCTGCGACGGCCGGCCGCCGCACAAATACGCGCTCGGCAGCGACCAGTTGGGCCGCGGTGAAATCACCTGGACCAACCGGGCCGTCGTCACCAGCGTGTTCGTCCAGCGCGCCATCCGCTTCATGCAGGAAGCGCAACAGGCCGGCCGGCCCTTTTACGTCAACGTCTGGCCGGACGACGTGCACTCGCCGTTCTTCCCGCCCTGCGCCGAGCGGGGCGATGGCAGCAAACGGCAGTTGTATCTCGGCGTGGTGAAAGCCATGGACGCCCAGTTCGCGCAACTGTTCGACTACCTGCGCCACGATGCGGCGCTGCGCACCAACACCATCCTCATCGTCGCGAGCGACAACGGCCCCGAACCGGGCGCCGGACGCGCCGGCCCTTTCCGCGGCCACAAGGGCAACCTCTACGAAGGCGGCATTCGCGAACCGTTCATCATCTGGGCGCCCGGCTTCATGCCGGCCGCCGCCGTGGGCACCACCAACACGTCGAGCGTGATTTCGGGGGTGGACTTGCTCCCCTCGGTGGCCCGCCTCGCGGGGGTGACGTTGCCCGCCCAGGTGGCCTTCGATGGCGAAGACTTCAGCCAAACCTGGCTGGGCCGCGCGGCCGCGCAACGCACCCGGCCGCTGTTCTGGGTGCGTCCACCCGACCGGCCGGGACCGGCTGACAACCGCTGGCCGGACCTCGCCATTCGCGAAGGCAACTGGAAACTGCTGCTGATGCGGGACGGCACCCGCCCCGAGTTGTATGACCTGAGCCACGACGAACACGAATCCCACAATCTCGCGGGCGAACATCCGGACATCGTCAACCGCCTCCGCGACCAACTACTCGCCTGGGCCAACCACCGGTTCACGCTTTGA